A section of the Neorhizobium galegae bv. orientalis str. HAMBI 540 genome encodes:
- a CDS encoding polyprenyl synthetase family protein — MTDAKTAFEIRLRQSAAETGALLSSLLSDTPLSDETTRPAHLMAAMRHGSLNGGKRLRPFLVRESAALLGGPADAALRVGVALECLHCYSLIHDDLPAMDDDDLRRGQPTVHKAFDEATAILAGDSLLTYAFDIIAAPETMLADRLKTELVLALARAAGPGGMAGGQALDLAAEKSPPDEAGITILQAMKTGALLRFACEAGAIIAGSEPEHRERLRLFGQKIGLAFQLADDLLDLTSDAATMGKATGKDAGRGKGTLVALHGITWAEGRLDVLTKEAIELLAPYGEKASILQETARFIASREN, encoded by the coding sequence ATGACGGACGCGAAGACGGCATTCGAAATACGCCTGCGGCAGAGCGCCGCCGAGACGGGAGCCCTGCTTTCGTCTCTCTTGTCCGATACCCCTCTTTCCGACGAGACGACCCGCCCGGCGCATCTGATGGCCGCCATGCGGCACGGGTCGCTGAACGGCGGAAAGCGACTGCGGCCCTTCCTCGTCCGCGAGAGTGCGGCTCTGCTCGGCGGTCCGGCGGATGCGGCGCTTCGGGTCGGCGTCGCGCTCGAATGCCTGCATTGTTATTCGCTGATCCATGACGACCTGCCGGCCATGGACGACGACGACCTGCGCCGCGGCCAGCCGACCGTGCACAAGGCCTTCGACGAAGCGACCGCCATCCTCGCCGGCGACAGTCTCCTGACCTACGCCTTCGACATCATTGCCGCGCCGGAAACCATGCTGGCCGACCGACTGAAGACGGAACTCGTCCTGGCGCTTGCCCGCGCTGCGGGACCGGGCGGCATGGCGGGCGGCCAGGCGCTCGATCTCGCCGCCGAAAAATCGCCCCCCGACGAGGCCGGCATCACCATATTGCAGGCGATGAAAACGGGTGCGCTGCTGCGCTTTGCCTGCGAGGCGGGGGCGATCATCGCAGGCTCTGAACCGGAGCATCGCGAAAGGCTGCGGCTGTTCGGCCAGAAGATCGGCCTTGCCTTCCAGCTCGCCGACGATCTGCTCGACCTGACTTCGGATGCGGCAACCATGGGCAAGGCAACCGGCAAGGATGCGGGACGCGGCAAGGGCACGCTCGTGGCGCTGCACGGTATAACATGGGCGGAAGGCCGGCTCGATGTTCTGACGAAGGAAGCCATAGAACTGCTTGCGCCCTACGGCGAAAAAGCGTCCATTCTGCAGGAGACGGCACGCTTCATCGCCAGCCGGGAAAACTGA
- the rpmF gene encoding 50S ribosomal protein L32, whose protein sequence is MAVPKRKTSPSKRGMRRSADALKAPTYIEDKNSGELRRPHHVDLKTGMYRGRQVLTPKESA, encoded by the coding sequence ATGGCTGTACCGAAGAGAAAAACGAGCCCGTCGAAGCGCGGTATGCGCCGCTCCGCAGACGCACTCAAGGCTCCGACCTATATCGAAGACAAGAACTCCGGCGAACTGCGCCGTCCGCACCATGTCGATCTGAAGACCGGCATGTATCGCGGTCGTCAGGTTCTGACGCCGAAGGAAAGCGCATAA
- a CDS encoding LysE family translocator — translation MPDVLSYLPYMWPAYVAYVINVASPGPANFAIIGTSISQGRRAGLITALGIASGSLTWATAAALGLAALLRNYAIALEIMKVLGGIYLIYLAWKAYKSARLPDSKVALGNTKTNYTARQLWLRGYAIHVTNPKAIFAWLAIISLGLPDNAPTSAILLIIAVCMSSSMLIFTTYAMVFSTSHALRGYKAARRWVEGTMAVFYSVAGLKLLTSRI, via the coding sequence ATGCCGGACGTCCTGAGCTATCTGCCCTACATGTGGCCGGCCTATGTGGCCTATGTCATCAATGTCGCGAGCCCAGGCCCGGCCAATTTCGCCATCATCGGCACCTCGATCTCTCAAGGGCGCCGCGCCGGCCTGATCACCGCACTCGGCATCGCCAGCGGCTCGCTGACCTGGGCGACGGCTGCAGCGCTTGGTCTTGCGGCGCTGCTCCGCAATTATGCGATCGCGCTGGAGATCATGAAGGTGCTCGGCGGGATCTACCTGATCTACCTGGCCTGGAAGGCTTACAAGTCCGCACGCCTGCCGGATTCCAAGGTCGCCCTCGGCAATACGAAAACAAATTATACAGCGCGCCAGCTCTGGCTGCGCGGTTACGCGATCCACGTCACCAATCCGAAGGCGATCTTTGCCTGGTTGGCAATCATTTCACTCGGCCTGCCGGACAATGCGCCGACCTCTGCGATCCTGTTGATCATCGCCGTCTGCATGAGCTCGAGCATGCTGATCTTCACCACCTATGCGATGGTCTTTTCGACATCCCATGCGCTGCGCGGCTACAAGGCCGCGCGGCGCTGGGTCGAAGGCACGATGGCGGTGTTCTACAGCGTCGCCGGCCTGAAGCTGCTGACGAGCCGCATCTGA
- a CDS encoding DoxX family protein: MTLPLINNLLASRSFGILARVLLTFVFWSSGLAKVIDFGGAVAEMERYGVMPAVPMAIAVILVQLGGSALVISGRWVWLGAGALGVFTMMTIPIAHAFWTMTGEAAFIEMMFTFEHVSLIGGLVVIAVLRREARVAGAPALASF, translated from the coding sequence ATGACACTCCCACTGATCAACAATCTTCTCGCCTCCCGCTCTTTCGGTATTCTGGCCCGCGTGCTTCTCACATTCGTGTTCTGGTCGAGCGGTCTTGCCAAGGTTATCGACTTCGGTGGCGCGGTCGCGGAAATGGAGCGCTATGGCGTGATGCCGGCCGTTCCGATGGCGATCGCCGTCATCCTCGTCCAGCTCGGTGGCTCCGCGCTGGTGATTTCCGGCCGTTGGGTCTGGCTCGGCGCCGGCGCGCTCGGCGTGTTCACGATGATGACCATTCCGATCGCTCATGCGTTCTGGACGATGACCGGCGAAGCGGCGTTCATCGAGATGATGTTCACCTTCGAGCATGTCAGCCTGATCGGCGGATTGGTGGTGATCGCCGTCCTGCGGCGGGAGGCGCGTGTGGCAGGCGCGCCAGCACTTGCAAGCTTCTGA
- a CDS encoding TetR/AcrR family transcriptional regulator — MKKTERVNQKKRTRVELLRTARQLIEAGGHPSVAEVADAAGISRATAYRYFSTPDEMVHEAVLDAVADSVRLPDNLAMSGSVEERLDEMVAQIFRMVAENESVFRTFLATSITNDTQVRRGGRRLPWLAEALEPVRPRLSKEAFDRLIHGLSMLTGIESLVVLRDICNVDPQEGERIVRWSAQAMLAKALAEETSIARE, encoded by the coding sequence GTGAAGAAAACAGAACGGGTGAACCAGAAGAAGCGGACGCGGGTCGAGTTGCTGCGCACCGCAAGGCAGTTGATCGAGGCCGGAGGGCACCCCTCAGTTGCGGAAGTCGCCGATGCGGCGGGCATTTCCCGTGCCACGGCCTACCGTTATTTCTCGACCCCGGATGAAATGGTGCACGAAGCGGTGCTCGACGCGGTGGCCGACAGTGTTCGCCTGCCGGACAATCTTGCCATGAGCGGCAGCGTCGAAGAACGGCTCGACGAAATGGTCGCCCAGATTTTTCGCATGGTGGCGGAGAACGAAAGCGTCTTCCGCACCTTTCTCGCCACCTCGATCACCAACGATACCCAGGTGCGGCGCGGCGGCCGACGCCTTCCCTGGCTGGCGGAAGCGCTGGAGCCGGTGCGGCCCAGGCTCTCGAAGGAGGCCTTCGACCGGCTGATTCATGGACTGTCGATGCTGACGGGTATCGAGTCCCTCGTCGTGCTGCGCGACATCTGCAATGTCGACCCGCAGGAGGGCGAACGGATCGTCCGCTGGTCCGCCCAGGCCATGCTGGCAAAGGCCCTGGCCGAGGAAACGTCTATTGCGAGAGAATAG
- a CDS encoding cupin domain-containing protein, translating to MNTVSTSPAGGSVAPLTVHFLGNILTFRARFADTKENFTVIDVLTAPNAGPPPHTQTDQEAFLVLDGRYEIIVGDEVKHCGPGDFVHVAPGTMHSFRNIAETTSRLLLINFPGDLHEEFFVAIGDPMPSGSTVFPEMLPPDVPKIVATAARFGIDIPVPANA from the coding sequence ATGAACACGGTTTCCACATCTCCCGCCGGGGGTTCTGTTGCGCCCCTGACGGTGCATTTTCTCGGCAATATCCTGACCTTTCGTGCCCGTTTCGCGGACACCAAGGAAAACTTCACCGTCATCGATGTGCTCACTGCACCGAACGCCGGTCCGCCGCCGCATACGCAGACCGATCAGGAAGCATTCCTCGTTCTTGACGGCCGATACGAGATCATCGTCGGCGATGAGGTCAAGCATTGCGGCCCCGGCGATTTCGTCCATGTCGCGCCCGGCACGATGCATTCCTTCCGCAATATCGCCGAGACGACCTCACGACTGCTGCTGATCAATTTCCCAGGCGACCTGCACGAGGAATTTTTCGTGGCCATCGGCGATCCGATGCCATCCGGCTCGACGGTATTTCCGGAGATGCTGCCGCCGGATGTTCCGAAGATCGTGGCGACCGCCGCGCGTTTCGGGATCGATATCCCCGTCCCGGCAAATGCTTGA
- the hisC gene encoding histidinol-phosphate transaminase encodes MSQYWSPIVSTLKPYVAGEQPRIQNLVKLNTNENPYGPSPKAVSAIQAAADDALRLYPDPSATALREAIAVRFGVQADQVFVGNGSDEVLAHTFQALLKHDEPLLYPDITYSFYPTYSRLYDIDVVEIPLDGGFRVRHADYDRPCGAIIIPNPNAPTGIGLALPDIEALVAAHPDVPVVVDEAYIDFGGETAAGLIGRYPNLLVIQTLSKSRSLAGMRVGFALGQRHLVDALERVKDSFNSYPLDRLAQVAATAAIEDAEWFETCRQKIIATRDRVSGELQAMGFDVLPSQANFVYAKHPALAGAEVYSALRAEGVLVRHWNKPRIADYLRISIGTDAECDRLLDVLKNLPAAG; translated from the coding sequence ATGAGCCAATATTGGTCGCCGATCGTCAGCACGCTGAAACCCTATGTCGCGGGCGAGCAGCCGCGCATCCAGAACCTCGTCAAGCTCAACACCAACGAAAACCCCTACGGGCCGTCTCCAAAGGCGGTCTCCGCGATACAGGCGGCGGCGGATGATGCCCTGCGGCTTTATCCCGATCCGTCGGCGACCGCATTGCGCGAAGCGATCGCTGTACGTTTCGGCGTGCAGGCGGATCAGGTTTTCGTCGGCAACGGTTCGGACGAGGTGCTGGCGCACACGTTCCAGGCGCTGCTGAAGCACGACGAGCCGCTGCTTTATCCAGATATCACTTACAGCTTCTATCCGACCTATAGCCGGCTCTACGATATCGACGTGGTCGAGATCCCGCTCGATGGGGGCTTCCGGGTCCGGCATGCCGACTACGATCGGCCCTGCGGCGCGATCATCATCCCCAACCCGAATGCACCGACCGGCATCGGCCTGGCCCTCCCGGATATCGAGGCGCTGGTGGCGGCGCATCCCGACGTACCGGTCGTGGTGGACGAGGCCTATATCGATTTCGGCGGCGAGACGGCTGCCGGCCTCATCGGACGCTATCCAAATCTCCTCGTCATCCAGACGCTGTCGAAATCCCGCTCACTGGCGGGGATGCGCGTCGGTTTCGCGCTTGGCCAGCGGCATCTGGTCGATGCCCTGGAACGGGTGAAGGACAGTTTCAATTCCTACCCGCTCGACCGGCTGGCCCAGGTTGCCGCGACGGCTGCGATCGAGGATGCCGAATGGTTCGAGACCTGCCGGCAGAAGATCATCGCGACGCGCGACCGCGTCAGCGGCGAATTGCAGGCGATGGGTTTCGATGTGCTGCCGTCGCAGGCGAATTTCGTCTACGCCAAACATCCGGCACTCGCGGGCGCTGAAGTCTATTCAGCGCTGCGGGCCGAGGGCGTGCTGGTGCGGCACTGGAACAAGCCGCGCATAGCCGACTATCTGCGCATCTCGATCGGCACGGATGCCGAATGCGACCGGCTGCTCGACGTCCTGAAGAACCTGCCGGCCGCCGGCTGA
- the ispG gene encoding flavodoxin-dependent (E)-4-hydroxy-3-methylbut-2-enyl-diphosphate synthase — translation MTAPIDYDPKPRRATVAVDVGGVIVGGGAPVVVQSMTNTDTADIDGTVAQVAALYKAGSELVRITVDRDESAAAVPKIRERLLRLGMDVPLIGDFHYIGHKLLADHPACAEALAKYRINPGNVGFKDKKDKQFADIIEMAIRYDKPVRIGVNWGSLDQDLLTTLMDRNAADGSPLSARQVMHEAIVQSALISAELAEQIGLPRNRIILSAKVSQVQDLIAVYSMLTERSNHALHLGLTEAGMGSKGIVASSAAMGYVLQHGIGDTIRVSLTPEPNGDRTREVQVAQELLQVMGFRQFVPVVAACPGCGRTTSTVFQELAQNIQNDLRKNMPVWREKYPGVEALNVAVMGCIVNGPGESKHADIGISLPGTGETPAAPVFIDGKKAMTLRGVNIAADFEKLVIDYIEQRFGQRTAAE, via the coding sequence ATGACCGCACCCATCGATTACGATCCGAAACCGCGCCGCGCCACGGTCGCTGTCGATGTCGGCGGCGTCATCGTCGGCGGAGGGGCGCCCGTCGTCGTGCAGTCGATGACCAATACGGACACTGCCGATATCGACGGAACGGTCGCCCAGGTCGCGGCGCTTTACAAGGCGGGCTCCGAGCTGGTGCGCATCACCGTCGATCGCGACGAGAGTGCCGCCGCGGTGCCAAAAATCCGCGAGCGGCTGCTGCGTCTCGGCATGGACGTGCCGCTGATCGGCGATTTCCATTATATCGGCCATAAGCTGCTCGCCGACCATCCGGCCTGCGCCGAGGCGCTCGCCAAATACCGCATCAACCCGGGCAATGTCGGTTTCAAGGACAAGAAGGACAAGCAGTTCGCCGACATCATCGAGATGGCGATCCGCTACGACAAGCCTGTGCGCATCGGCGTCAATTGGGGTTCGCTCGACCAGGATCTGCTGACCACGCTGATGGATCGTAACGCCGCGGACGGTTCGCCGCTGTCGGCCCGTCAGGTCATGCATGAGGCGATCGTCCAGTCGGCGCTGATTTCGGCCGAGCTTGCCGAGCAGATCGGTCTGCCGCGCAACCGCATCATCCTGTCGGCCAAGGTCAGCCAGGTTCAGGACCTGATCGCCGTCTATTCCATGCTCACAGAGCGTTCCAACCACGCGCTGCATCTCGGCCTCACTGAAGCCGGCATGGGCTCCAAGGGCATCGTCGCCTCGTCGGCTGCCATGGGTTATGTGCTCCAGCACGGGATCGGCGACACGATCCGCGTTTCGCTGACGCCGGAGCCGAACGGCGACCGTACCCGCGAAGTGCAGGTGGCGCAGGAACTGTTGCAGGTCATGGGTTTTCGCCAGTTCGTTCCCGTCGTCGCGGCCTGTCCGGGCTGCGGGCGTACGACTTCGACGGTGTTCCAGGAGCTTGCCCAGAACATCCAGAACGACCTGCGCAAGAACATGCCGGTCTGGCGCGAGAAATATCCGGGCGTCGAAGCCCTCAACGTCGCGGTCATGGGCTGCATCGTCAACGGTCCGGGCGAAAGCAAACACGCGGATATCGGCATCTCATTGCCGGGCACCGGGGAAACGCCGGCAGCACCTGTCTTCATCGACGGCAAGAAGGCGATGACGTTGCGTGGGGTCAACATCGCCGCCGATTTCGAGAAGCTCGTCATCGACTATATCGAGCAGCGCTTCGGTCAGCGGACGGCTGCCGAGTAA
- a CDS encoding OmpA family protein, with protein MLKKIAIVALCATYLSACTTTDPYTGEQKVSNTAGGAAIGAGLGALAGGLTGGRHAGRNALIGAGIGALAGGGIGAYMDNQEAELRAQLQGTGVSVTRVGDRIILNMPSNITFATDQDQVIPPFYRTLDAVAIVLNKFNRTLIDVNGHTDSTGSLQHNQALSERRAASVANYLGSRGGVDQRRMSTMGFGPSQPVASNATSDGRAQNRRVEVAIAPITQG; from the coding sequence ATGCTCAAGAAAATTGCAATCGTCGCACTTTGCGCGACCTATCTTTCCGCCTGCACCACGACCGACCCCTATACGGGCGAGCAGAAGGTTTCCAACACAGCCGGCGGCGCTGCCATCGGTGCCGGCCTCGGCGCGCTTGCCGGCGGCTTGACCGGCGGACGCCATGCGGGCCGCAATGCGCTCATCGGTGCCGGTATCGGTGCGCTCGCCGGTGGCGGGATCGGCGCCTACATGGACAATCAGGAGGCAGAACTGCGCGCCCAGCTGCAGGGCACTGGTGTTTCCGTGACCCGCGTCGGCGACCGCATCATTCTCAACATGCCGTCGAACATCACGTTTGCCACCGACCAGGACCAGGTGATCCCGCCCTTTTACCGGACGCTCGATGCCGTCGCGATCGTGTTGAACAAGTTCAACCGCACCTTGATCGACGTGAACGGCCATACGGACTCGACCGGCAGCCTGCAGCATAACCAGGCGCTCTCTGAACGCCGCGCCGCTTCCGTCGCGAACTATCTCGGAAGCCGTGGGGGTGTGGACCAGCGCCGCATGTCGACGATGGGCTTCGGACCGTCGCAGCCGGTTGCCTCCAACGCGACCTCGGATGGCCGCGCGCAGAACCGCCGTGTCGAAGTGGCGATCGCACCGATCACCCAGGGCTGA
- the mtgA gene encoding monofunctional biosynthetic peptidoglycan transglycosylase has protein sequence MDITPEQQVQEEEPVRPRWQRRPVSGTLIRRIVLIAIALVLLPYLLILVYALPFTRPVSTLMLSELALFRGYDRRWVSLDEISPNLVRSVMMSEDGQFCFHGGVDWNQMRGVVEDALDGEATRGASTIPMQTAKNLFLWNGRSFIRKGLELPLALGADFVWSKRRMMEIYLNIAEWGPGIYGAEAAAQYHFKVPASKLSARQAALLAVALPNPITRVASKPSRGVQQLAVLVERRARGSGDYIKCIYD, from the coding sequence TTGGACATCACACCCGAACAGCAGGTGCAGGAGGAGGAGCCCGTGAGGCCCCGCTGGCAACGGCGCCCGGTTTCCGGAACTCTGATCCGCCGGATCGTGCTGATCGCGATCGCGCTGGTGCTGCTGCCCTATCTGCTGATCTTGGTTTATGCGCTGCCGTTCACCCGTCCTGTCTCGACGCTGATGCTGTCGGAACTGGCGCTGTTTCGCGGGTATGACCGGCGCTGGGTGAGCCTCGACGAGATCTCGCCCAATCTCGTCCGTTCGGTGATGATGTCGGAGGACGGCCAGTTCTGCTTCCATGGCGGCGTCGACTGGAACCAGATGCGTGGCGTGGTCGAGGATGCTCTCGACGGCGAGGCGACTCGGGGCGCGAGCACCATTCCGATGCAGACCGCCAAGAACCTGTTCCTCTGGAACGGGCGCTCGTTCATCCGCAAGGGGCTGGAGCTGCCGCTGGCGCTGGGTGCAGACTTCGTCTGGTCGAAACGCCGGATGATGGAGATTTATCTGAACATCGCCGAATGGGGCCCGGGCATCTATGGTGCGGAAGCGGCGGCGCAATATCATTTCAAGGTGCCTGCTTCGAAACTGAGCGCCCGGCAGGCCGCACTTCTGGCCGTAGCACTTCCCAATCCGATCACCCGCGTCGCCAGCAAACCGAGCCGCGGCGTTCAGCAACTGGCCGTGCTCGTCGAGCGCCGGGCGCGGGGATCCGGCGATTACATCAAATGCATTTATGATTGA
- a CDS encoding glutathione S-transferase family protein has protein sequence MEKLTLYIGNKNYSSWSFRPWIALTAAGIPFEEVLIPFDFPAGNPKFKTISPTGKVPVLHQGDIRVWESLSIIEYAAELFPDKGIWPKAAADRAVARSVSTEMISGFGALRNACPMNMRRPKASIALADGVMDDVARIETIWRELRAKSGGPFLFGEFSGADAMFAPVVSRFDVYDLVTDPETLAYVAAMKSHPAWLKWQDAALAETWIVPEDEV, from the coding sequence GTGGAAAAGCTTACCCTTTATATAGGCAACAAGAATTATTCCTCCTGGTCTTTCCGCCCCTGGATCGCGCTGACGGCGGCCGGCATTCCTTTCGAGGAAGTGCTGATCCCCTTCGATTTCCCGGCCGGCAATCCGAAATTCAAGACGATTTCGCCGACCGGCAAGGTGCCGGTGCTGCACCAGGGCGACATCAGGGTGTGGGAATCGCTTTCAATCATCGAATACGCCGCCGAGCTTTTCCCGGACAAGGGCATCTGGCCGAAAGCTGCCGCCGACCGCGCGGTGGCGCGTTCCGTTTCGACGGAGATGATTTCCGGCTTCGGCGCACTTCGCAACGCCTGTCCGATGAACATGCGCCGTCCGAAGGCGAGCATCGCTCTTGCCGACGGGGTGATGGACGATGTCGCTCGCATCGAGACGATCTGGCGCGAGCTCCGGGCAAAATCCGGCGGCCCCTTCCTGTTCGGCGAATTCTCCGGAGCGGATGCGATGTTTGCGCCGGTTGTCAGCCGTTTCGACGTCTACGATCTCGTGACGGATCCGGAAACGCTCGCCTATGTCGCGGCAATGAAATCGCATCCGGCGTGGCTCAAGTGGCAGGACGCAGCCCTTGCCGAAACCTGGATCGTGCCGGAAGACGAAGTTTGA